AAATAGCCATCGCCACAGTGTGCAAGATCCGCACCCTTTCACCAAAAAGAGTGATAGGTTCTCCAATCTCCCTCAGTCTAGCCTTGACACGATTATCGTCCGTTGGTACTGCCAGAGTACGCGCTTTTTTTTTCCGCTCCAGCTCCTCCAAGATGACTTTGTTCTCCAGCCTCGCTCTTTCGGAGCCAAGATAGTTCCCGTCGTCCATAAGGGTGTCATACGTTAGCTCAGCCATGTTGGAAGGTGGTTGTCGGTGGCCGCGAAAGCGCAGTGATCAAATAATGCGACGTTTTAATTCAGAATCGCCAAAAGTGTAATTTAGCACGTGTGATGGTCTGTGACGTCCTGACACTTCGTGACATACTTCCGGGAGTGACTTTCCATATTTACGCCATCTATCCAGCTGTTGGCAGTCGTGAGGGTAATGTTTCGTTAACTCACTCGTTCCGCACTTCCACATTTTTCATTTACGgccttttcttttctgtgACTCCCTTtcgatttcttcttctttctctcccATCTTGATTTGCTCTTCCACCTTTGTGGCCCTTGAATAGATTCCTCAGCGGTGGTTTCAAGGTCAATCAACATGAACAGTCAAAGCCTAGCACCGAGTTCAGCTTCAGAGAAGCAGCGTCCAGACGACTATGTGTATTTTGAGAGGACAACGGCTGCATTTACATCTGATGCTATAGCTCGCTCAACAGCTGCGAAGTTGAAACTTGTCTCCTACTACAAAATGGCGGTAGATTCTGCTATCGAGAGGAATGCTAGGTGAACGATTTATTAGTGAGATGACTATCGATCAGATGGTACTAACAGCTTCTAGACGCATTGAATTGGAGACAAAATTGTCTCAGACGTTACAGGCAGATGCAAAGGAGCGCGAGATACGCAAGTACTCTAAGATGGAATCACAACATTTACGATTACGACGAACCAAGATCAAGTTAACGGACTTCAAAACGGTGAAAGTCATAGGAAAGGGTGCTTTTGGTGAAGTGAGTACCCATATCGTTTGGCTGTGACTCGATTTTCTTATGTTCATGAGTTCAGGTTCGTTTGGTTCAGAAGGTGGACACCGGAAAAGTATATGCGATGAAGAGTTTGCAAAAGGCTGAGATGCTGAAGAGGGATCAGGTGAGCTTGATATTGCATTCTTCATCTCTCCTGTCTGACTACCGTCCTCATAGCTTGCTCATGTTCGTGCTGAACGAGACGTACTTGCAGAGTCGACGTCCCCCTGGGTGGTGCAACTGTTCTATTCTTTTCAGGACCCTCTATACCTTTATCTCATCATGGAGTTCCTACCTGGAGGAGACTTGATGACCATGCTAATGAAGTACGACGTCTTTTCGGAGGATGTTACACGTTTCTATATGGCTGAATGTATACTCGCCATTGAAGCTGTCCATAACCTCGGCTATATCCATCGGTGTGTTGTGATACCTCTGTCGGCACCCTTACTTACAGGGCATCGGCCCTCCAGTGACATTAAACCCGATAACGTACTCATCGATAAGAACGGTCATCTCAAACTATCTGACTTTGGCCTATCCACGGGTCTGCACAAGGTTTCGGACGGAGAGTACTATAAGAAATTCTTGGAGCAAGAGAAGGCCAGTAACCCTGCTCGGAATAGCGTTCAAGTCAATCCGATCAATCTTACTATGAGCCGGGAACAAATCGCCACTTGGAAGGCTAACCGACGAAAACTGGTTCGTACTACCTTATTTTGCCACGTGTGAATTTTGACCCCTTAGTGACTACTGCTAAACAGGCTTATTCGACTGTGGGCACACCTGATTATGTTCGTGGATTTTAGGGAATTTGATCCAAACAAATGCTGATAACTGATCTGATCAGATTGCTCCAGAAGTGTTTCTCATGAAGGGCTACGGCAAAGAATGCGACTGGTGGTCACTCGGGGCGATCTTTTTCGAGTGTCTAGTTGGCTACGCTCCATTCTGCTCCGAGAACCCTGGTGATACATACAAGAAAATCATTGATTGGCCGAACTATCTATACTTCCCGGAGGAAGTTTACATCTCTCGAGAGGGCGAAGACCTGATTAAAAGGTTTGGTTTTGCTACAATTCCTGGACCTCATGGGCTCACATTTTGACTGTAGCGTGATGACATGGGCTGAAAACCGTCTCACCGTGAATCAGATCAAATCCCATCCATTTTTCTATGGTGCAGATTGGTCTACTCTTAGACAAATTGAACCGCCGTTCGTGCCGCACCTCAAGTCCATGACCGATACGTCCTATTTTCCGACTGACGACTTTGGTAACATTCCAGACCAAATGGAGCAGGTCGAAGGAGTAAGCGCGGAGAAGGATCTGGCTTTCTTAGGGTATATTATTTCTTCCCTCATTCGGCTCTTATTAACTACCGGCACTAGGTTCACCTTCAAACGTTTCACAGGGCCCAGAGATTCTTGAACATCTTAGCGTTTCCCTTTCGTCATTCCACTTTTCAGCGGCTCTATACTATCAGATCATCTACCTGTATTAGAAGACGGTATCGCAAAACGGGGATCGTACTAGAAAATATTCACCTTATTCTAGGCCCTCGCGGTTGGGCAATACCTTGGCCGTTTGGATATGATTCTCTTGTTCCCTATCACGTTCCCATCCATGCCATAAGTATAGGATTAAGAATCGCACGGGCCGTTTACGTTAGCTGCCACTTTAGAGTTTCTTCTCGACTGACCGTGTGATCTACTGTACACACCATCGCGGCCCGCTAACAAGAAACCTATAAAAGAGAAACCAGGAATCAAATCAAAACTAACATCATTAGTTCCAAATGTCTTCCACCACTACGACGTTACTACCAGTCGTAGGCAACCCTGCCACGTACGACCCTCGCATCGTCCTCGATCATCCTGAATTCAGAATCCTGTCGTCAGGAGAAACACCAGCCAAGACTGTGAACATTGCTGCTTTCTATAACCCAGCTCATGAAATACATCTCGTAGAAAAGCCTCGTCCCAAACCCGGTCCAGGACAAGTTCTTGTGCACGTCAAAGCTACTGGAATTTGCGGGTAAAGACGATCTCAACACGATGGAGCGCTATGCTGTTGCTAATAGGGTTTACGTTCGGGATCTCAGGAGCGACGTGCATTTCTGGAAACATGGTCAGATCGGGCCGACGATGGTTGTCAGAGATGAGGTGTGTTTCCGCTACAATGATCTATTCGTGCTCTATACCAGAATGAAACGAACGGCGTATTTTATAAGTGTGGATCTGGTCATGAAAGTGCAGGAGAAGTTGTTGAAGTCGGGGAGGGAGTGACTCTATGGAAAGTCGGTGGGTAACAATATTGTGCACATCATACTTACAGTCACTAATCCCGCTGTCACAGGTGATCGTGTTGCACTTGAGAATGGCGTTCCATGCTCTCTTCCATCTTGCGACCCATGTCGCTTAGGGCACTATAACGGTTGCCCAGATTCAGTCTTTTTCTCAACCCCTCCGTACCACGGTGAGATCGAAATGTTTCTACGGCGACCTACCAGCCAATATAATTAACCTTCCTCGGCAGGTACTCTAACGAGGTGGCACGTTCACCCTGCTCAATGGCTTCACCGTCTACCCGATAACGTCTCCTTCGAGGAGGGATCCCTTTGCGAGCCTTTGGCAGTAGCGCTGGCGGGAATCGAGCGTTCTGGACTGCGTCTTGGCGATCCTACTCTAATTTGGTTCGTTTCGCTTCCGAACCCTTTCGTCTTTGACCTCCTAACTAATCGCCGATATCCGATAGTGGCGCCGGACCGATTGGCTTGGTTGCTTTACTTAGCGCAAGAGCTGCAGGAGCAGAGCCCATCGTGATTACCGACCTTGTCCAAAGTCGccttgacttcgcaaagaaGCTGGTTCCAGGCGTACGAACTGTACTCATCGATCGCAACATAACACCTCAAGAGCAAGCCGAAAGCATTAAACAGGTTGCAGATGGTGCGGTGAAGGTCGTCCTTGAATGCACCGGCTTCGAGAGCAGCATTCACACTGGAATTTATGTCAGTATCTTTCCGCAGAAAGACAAAGATGATATGAACTAATTATGTCTTGAATGGTTCTAGTCGACACGCTTTAGTGGAAAAGTGTTTATCATTGGTGTTGGCAAGAGCGAACAAACTGTAAGACTAGTACGCCTGATGTATTCCTGTGTTTCTACTTATTCCGTTAGTTCCCATTCATGCACTTGAGTGCAAACGAGATCGATGTCAGCTTCCAGTTCCGATACGCCAACCAGGTACACGAATGCAACTTCATTTCATCCAATTTGTGTTAATGGTCCGCCCTTTATAGTACCCAAAAGCTATTCGCCTCATAGCTGGAGGCCTCATCGATGTCAAACCCCTCGTTACTCATCGATTCACTCTGGAAGACGCTGTAGCTGCATTCCATGTCGCAGCCGATCCTTCGCAGGGTGCCatcaaagttcaaattcaGGATTAAAGCTGTATTCAAATCAACCGCTTTATTATGGACTGTGAAAGGggttattattattatgtTTTATCATTGGTCGCGTAGCATGGAGCTGCACGAAGATTGTTAGATGTGATATGGATGAATACGAGGTGACTGCTCATGCTAAGCCTGCGCCTTCCTGGATAACTGCCAGTCACTAGTTTATTGAACCAAATACTAACTCTTGTTGTCCTCACCATAACATGATCAGTTCGAAGGCCGGGCGAAACGTTCCAGTGCTTCTTGTACTCTATCACCAAACATAAATCGCTTTGCAATCGCGAAATTTGTCTGCGTCACCGGCTGGCCAGAAAGGACGGTGACATTTTGATTTTCCAGCTGTCAAGATTCATCCGCATCGCGCTGGAGTAACGGTCGTGCGCGTAGAGCTTTGGACGGTGTGCACTAGCCTCCGGAAAGATATTAATGTTTTGGCCTCACCATTGATGCGTATGGTATAAACTTGTAAGACCCGTCCTAGGAGCGCCCACTGGCAACGATGCCCGTCTGAAGTTTACTAGGTGAGATGGCGGATGTCAAAATGATCCTACAAACGAATACATCCGGTACGTATACATAGGACACGTAGATTGATCCTGTACTTCGCCGCAGCACTTTTCCTCCAACGGCCTTTAGGGCGATATTGACAGGACATGGCCCAGTCTTGAGCTACATATCTTCGGGGCAACGGCAACCCTGGCCTATTCGAGGTAGCTCAACCTCCACTTGCAAATTCTATTTCGTGGTGTTGACGTTTTGTCATTCCAGTCCCAAACGCTCGCGCTCTTTGCGTTCACGCTCACGTCTCAAGAGCTCATTCTCTGCATCGGTAATAGCTTCGTCCCAAGCTACAAATAAATCTGACAAAGCGTCGACCTAGAGTGGAAGTGTTTTTGAATATGTTGAGTTACCGAACAGAGAAAATTTCCAAGACTCGCATAAACTGCTTGGGACTCGATAACCCCTGAGATCCGTTTCTCCAGAGCTTCCATACGTTGAGCATCTTCTGCGTAAGTTTTCAGTAGGTTATCCACACGCGGAAGTAGCGGGATGTGGTCTACACGCAAGTTTAGAACGTGAAAGGAGTagggggggggagggggtgaAACACACCCGCAAGCTTTCCTGCACCTGTAACGCCCTTTGCTTCCAAAGCTTCAATTTCACGCATATCTCTATCGGCGGAACGAATGTCGTTCTCCAATTCCTTCATATACGTTTCGAAATCGGAAGGGGACATGTTATCGTATGTCGGCCCATCAGAAGTTAGTCCAGAGAGGGCAAACGAAGGTGTGAGGAACTGTGCATGTTGGTCGTCTTTGATGATATTTTCGGAGATCTCGATCAGTTGAGATATAGAGGTAGTGGTAGATTCAGCGTACATTGGCTGATGAATCGTTTCAACCCATCGTTCCCTTCGATTATCCCGTTCAATGCTTTCTGAAGCTCGTTTGCAGACCGAATTAAGGATTCTCCTTGCTTCACTTCCGCTAGCCTCCTCCCTGCCGAAGTCGCATTTGCGTTAACGCCCATGACAAGGGCCTCTAGCCATCTAATTCGTAACTCCAGCCCCAATTCCGGCTCAATATCAGCCCTTGGAATGAGACCAGCTCGCATCGGAAGGACTGAAGGAGCGTCTTCCTCAGGAGGAGGGGCTGATGCTGGATGTTGAGATACAGATGTTGGGGAAGGCATGTTGGAGAGTACACCGAACATTGTCGCGCTTGCAGGTGGAGAAGATGGTGGAGTTGAGCCAGAGAATACTCGTATACGTTTTGAATCTCCAAGGAAAACACTGCCAATGTTCGCCATCTCCTTCGTGTGGCGGTCAAGGTCAAAGACTGCGCGCTTACGGTGTCCAACTACAGTTATGGTCACTGGTAATTACTATAGGAGCCTCTACTGTATTCTTCACATCCACATGTGCATGTAGCTTCAGAGAATCGTTtacagtcgttctcaaaaaccttgcgGCGCGTCATTCGCGCGTGCGAAAAATTAAAAGAAGTcgaaaaaagtcgaaaaaagCCTGTAAACTATTTTAACTCACTCTACGTCTCAATTCTCGTTTTTTTTCTGCTGGAATCGCGCAAGAATCCTGAGTACCAGGATATATGGCCAAAAAGAAGccaaagaaacaaaaaaacgcCGTTGTAACCGAGCAAGGTAGTGACGGCGGTGTGGATGGGCCCAACGATAGTTCAGCTTTGAGAAGTGGTTCTACCCACGGTGACTGTCATTGTTTCAATATAGATTGACATTCTCATTCATTCTGTTGACTCTACAGTGGATGGTGGCCAGGAAAAGCTGTTCATACGACTGACTATTCCACAGAGGAACAGCGCGGTAACCACGAGCCCCTCGGAAACACCAAAGAACAGTCCTTCTGAATTGGGaaatcagattcagattgACAACGAGGAGAACCAAGGTGTCGAGGAAGAACGAGATAGACATGTCTTTGGTGAAGAGGAGTCAGAAAATACGTTTGACTTCGAGTCACCTCCTACCCCAGGTTGGCAACAGGATATGAAGGATAGAGGCTACGGATATGACATCGAGCAGCTGGAAGGGAAATTAACGGACCTAGATGTAACTGATGAAGGCTCAGAATGGGGAGGAATTGAGGACTACACACTCTCGTCGAGTCCTCTGAGGTTTTCACCAATGAAATCGTCGACGAAACGCAAAGTCCTCCGAGAACGGTCAGATTCTGATGAACACGGATCACCAACACCATCCAAACGTGCAATTGTCACAATGACAAGCGAAGATTCTGAGGGATCCGTTAATGTATGTCCTGGTTTAGTTTGATACCGCACAAGCTAACATAAATTCACGGTCACGCTAGCCCAAGAAGTCAATACGGCAACTCAAGAAGGGACCTCACAGGCCACTCACTGACTCGGAGCTTGAGATGGAAGACGAAGCAAGTACTCCTAAGGTGGTAAGTTCGCAATTGAGTTCTTTGATATGCCGTCGGTCCTGATTTTGGTTTTGGCTTCGATAAGGTCCAATCCAAGCAACGCAAACGTATTGGACGTCCGCCAAAGTTACCTCCGCCGCAACCCAACTATATTAGCATCCAATTCTGGATTGtagttctcctcctcccgaaACCAGTTGTAGAGCCTGCTGGTGCTCGTCGGAAGGGTAGAGGTTCTGGTTCTGCAGCTCAGGCAAAAGGGCCGGAAACGAAGATGCTTGGGCCTTCTAATTTGTCGGATAAGATGAGCTGGGAAGACTTGCTTGACGAGCTGGTAAAGGAGACCAAAACAGACCGTGCGCGGATCGAGAAGGTGGTTCCAACTATGAAATGGTGCCAGTCAACGCCTGCCGGCGCTCGTGGGAAATCAGAACTACCTCTTCACAACCAACGCTCCTTTGAAACCTTGATCTTGTGGATACAAGCCAATTCGCAGAAGAAGGCCAGCAGTCTCCCCATTTGGATCAGTATCAATCAGCCCCCAAGTATTACAGAAACGGAAAATGACACCTTCGTAGGTTAAGCATATCTCGTAAAAATCCACAACTACTTACAGCTTGTAATGCTTACAGAGCTGGAATGCCGACACTCGCACAGAACAAAAGGATCTGTGGGCTTCAAACCCTGTTCATGACAAACTAGAGACTCTCCTCGGGAAAAAGGTATGTTCATGTCTGCGGTATCTCTACCCTTGCTCAGGGCCGTAATCCACAGATTGCCATTGACGACACCTTACAACCATACAAAGATGAAATTTTCAACAAGTATCCGATGGACACCTGTGCACAGCATCCGGGAATACGATGCTTTGTGTATGTACCGAAAAACTGGCATTTTCATCTTGATGACAACCGAGCAGGTGTCTGGGGGTACGAGATTGTGAGTCATCAAAATTCTTTTCATTTACTAGTTAAGTATTGATGTCTGTATGTCCTAGTTGCGAGGTAACACTGACTTTAATGTCCCGCCTCTCGAAAACAAGTTCTTCAAACCGGACCAGGTTATAAAGGAGCCTCGCCACAATCAAGTTTATACTCCCCCACCGCCACCTGCATATAATGTACCAGCTCCTACCACTCCGCATCTACAGCCTTATCCTGGATATCCTAGTATTTGGCCACCACCGCAACCTTTCAACCAATTCCCATATACTCCCCCATACCCCTTCCCGACAACGCCCATCAATGCAGCTGTACATCCTCCAGTAGCTAACCCTCGGAGCAGGAGTCCCGATATTCCAGCCATAGGGGACCTTTTCACTTGGCTGAAGAACGACATCAGGGTCAATCCTCCAGAGGTGTTTTTGACGGCCTTAGAGACCCTCCATTTCCAGGTTGGTGATGATGTATCAGTTTTATCCGCACAGTATGTTAAGGAAGTTACGGGTTTGGAGGAACTGGAGTGGGCAAGATTCACAAAAGCTTATATCAGGTACCTCAAAAGATTTGAGAATTGAACGATAGGTTGTGATCAATGATTGAAGTATATATACAGCTACTACAGGTATCCGCTATCTCTAAACCATCCGGGGGCATTCCCTGCGTGAACAGCTATCATACAGGCTTCATATAACACTTGCTTTGGAAACGGATGGTTGTCAAGCTCACGCCAGTGTCGGCGAAGGTGATATTTCACTGTATTAATCTGTCAGTTAGCAATCTTCGAACAGAGCAAGAAAACTCGGGTTCATACCACAACTAAAGCTTTCTTCAATGGGATTGAAATCAGGCGAGTATGGTGGTAAGAATATGAGAATAGATCCTAAAAGCTCTGTCAGCCACAAAGTGAACATAGAATGATAAAGCAGATGGTACCATTTGCTTCAATGGCTTGTCGGATGGCCTGACCCTTGTGTATGTTACAATTGTCCATGATGAGGACACTACATGGTTGGGGGAAAGGATTCATGACATTAACCTAGTAGAGAGTCGCCGAGTAGTATTAGGCtccaggaggaagaggatgttgAATAACAAACACACCAGGTCACTAATCACATAATCATACATTTCTTCGCTGTCCACTGAATCCTCCACAACTCGTACGGCTATGTATCCGCTCAATGCTAATGCAGCAAGGATGCTGTAACGATCCCCTCGTTTGAAACTCATGATCTCTTCTGGAGTTTCCCCACGTTGTGCTCGCCCATACCGCCGTGCAATTGTTCGGCCATCCTTCGAAGATTCGTCAACGAATACCATCTGTTCGGCTGTATAGTTTTGAATGATATGGTCCAACCATGAGGTGCGAAGGGCTTCATCACGCTGCGAGGCGATTTTTCTGATTAGTTTTCGGTGGAGTCCAAGTTCGACAAGGTTTCTTTGGATTGTGGGGATTGAAATTGACTGGCCGTGCATGATTGCCAGGTAGCCCATAATTTCGTCGAGGAAAATTGAAGGTGTCTCGCGCACCAGCTGATCCAACTCAATGGAAACAGCAGTTCCGAGAATTCTTGGACGTCCTTGAGGTAGTACGGGTGATCTGACAGACCCATATTCCTCTTCATTACGTCTCCATCGCCGTACGCTGTCGTCTGAAACACCTAGAGCATCCAACACGGCGTCAAGACCCCAGCCTTCTTCTAATAGGTACAAAGCACGTTTCTTCATATCTGTGCTGACGTGACGGTAGACCATGTCATTTACGAGGGTTTGCAAGTGGAAAGGGCGTGTATTATAGAGTGGAAGAGAGCTACAATGAATTTACAGAGTTTTCGgcctttctttgactttttttgactttttttaatttttcgCACGCGCGAATGACGCGCcgcaaggtttttgagaacgactgtaTCGCTATCTCTGATTCACATCCTCAATAAACTTTAGTATGACACAAATTGCCATTACCTAATAGAAAGGCGGCTTTGTTATTAATAATAATCTGGCTCTCACTTGTCGGGTGTGGGTTTTTATTGAACGTGAAGGTCAGTGTTTATTGTACTGGACCTGGCTTTCGCACCCAAAATAGATAATTGCAGTCTGTTGCACCCCACGCGCCTCTCGGTGCCAGTATCCAATTAGATTGTAAGGGGTTATAGACTAGGCCACGCACTTCAGCCTCCGTCCGTGTGGGGAGATCTCCAGAAATCCGGCTAATCCACGGACGGGAATTATCAAGGGAACGATATTCTCGGAAGTATTCAATGAGTTCCGAAGGTTTGATATATTTGGAATATGTGTGGGTGCCCTCTGTAACTTTCCTGAGAGCTTTTTCGgcgaggaagatggtaaGGAGGTACGCGAGAGGTGTGCGGGATATGGTCGATAGGAAGAGATGTCCAGAGGGCTTCATGACAAACAGTCAAGAATGAATCTTCAGTCAGACACAAAACAGCCCACATACCTTGATCAATTCGGCGCATGTAGAGAGGAACGCCGTTGGATTATCCACGTGTTCTAGAACTTCCATTGAACAGACAACATCGAATCGTTTCGGTCGATTCAGGAGAACCTCAGCCGATGTATGCTTGTAGGAGAGATTGCTATTCAAAGTTGAATCTAGGGAAGCGTGATGTTTGGCAATGGCGATATTGGATTCCGAAGCATCAATTCCGAGTACTCGAGCACCTAGTCTCGCTAGACTCTAAACCGTTTAAATAATGTACTTCACAAGGATAACGCCAAGAAAATTCACCTCTGACAGAAGACCACCTCCACAACCCACATCTAGGACGTCAAGCCCCATGAGTACACCAGTTTTAGTCGAGTCAATTTTGGTTTCGGATTCATCAAGCGTGGTTTCAGCGAATTTTTGACGAATGAATTGCATTCGGATAGGATTCATGCTGTGCAGGAAGCTAAATTCTCCCCTTTCATCCCACCATTGAGCGGACAAGCGGGAAAAATGAGCGATTTCTGACGCGTTCACTGTTGACGAGCCTAGTAAGACGCGCGAGGGGACCATGGTCATTGGTAAGGCTTGATCAATAAACAAACCCAAACTCGGAGACAATCAATATTATGTAATAATAGCATCGGGTCAATTTCCTTTCTGGGGTTGCTTAACCTGGTTTCCTCTTTCTCAGTCAGCGCAGGACGTCTTGTCATCCATTGTCTCCCTCCTCTTTCAATTTGTTCTTCAATCTCTTGCTCTGTTGCTTCTCCCTTTCCCATTCTCTTGCTCACCTCGTGTCTATTGGAACTCCATTACACTCATAATCCCACACAACTAAATTCTTTCCCAGACGATAATAATTTTTACCCACTATCATGTCCGGGATTCTCAAGAATATTTGGGCAAATTCCCCTCTCAACTCAACTTTTAGAGTTCCAGGCGTAGAACTTCCCCTTGGCTCTGAAGAACCCCTCATGCACGCTACCGACAAGGAACTTGCGCTCGACGAGCAGGTCAGCGACAAATGCGAACTTCGTATTCAGGGTATGACTTGTGGTGCCTGCGTCGAGGTAAGTCCGTTCAGTACTTCTACTTTTCCCCCATATCGACTACCTTTGTTATGTCAAGGCCATTGAAGGCATGCTACGTCAACAAGAAGGCATTCACTCGGTTAAAGTCGCGCTGTTAGCTGAGAGGGGCACTGTAGAATTCAATCCTCAGAAATGGGATATTGATAAAATCATGAACGTGAGTTTCGTGTAAGGGTTTTTTTTGAGGCGGTCTTGATGATAGACCACTGCAGGAAATCTCGGATATAGGCTTTGACGCTACCCTCATTCCACCTATTCGCGAAGATACGGTCACATTACAAATTTATGGCATGACTTGCTCATCATGCACCAACACTGTTGAGACTGGTCTGTCAGTTGTGCCAGGTATCCTCAGCGTGTCGGTATCGCTCGCAACAGAGACATGCCACATCCAGTTCGATCGCTCCTTAATCGGTCCACGGGAGATAGTCTCTCGAATTGAAGACATGGGATTCGATGCTATGCTCTCCGCAGAGAACGATAGCACCCAGCTGCAGTCCCTAACTCGGGCCAAAGAAGTCATGGAGTGGCGCTCGAGGTTTCTCTGGAGTCTCACGTTTGCCGTTCCTGTCTTTTTTATCTCAATGGTGGCCCCTCGAATCCCTTTCTTCCGTCCAATTCTGAATTTCCGGATATGTAATGGGTTGTACCTCAGCGACCTGGTCATTCTCTTACTCACCATTCCGGCCCAATTTTGGGTTGGTGCCAGATTTTACCGCAACGCCTACAAATCTCTCAAACATGGAACTGCTACCATGGATGTCCTAGTCATGCTCGGCACATCTGCGGCATTTGTCTACTCCCTTCTCACCATGATTTTCGGACTCTTGAACCCTACGCCCGACTACCATCCCATGCTTTTTTTCGATACCAGCACCATGTTGATAATGTTCGTATCCATGGGACGGTATTTGGAGAATAAAGCCAAAGGCCGTACCAGTGCAGCTCTTACTGATTTGATGGCTCTCGCCCCATCTATGGCTACAATTTACACTGATCCACCCTCGTGTACACAGGAGAAGAAGATTCCCACCGAACTCGTCGAAGTGGGAGACACAGTCAAAGTCGTCCCAGGTGATAAGATACCCGCTGACGGAACGGTAGCCCGTGGGACTTCCTCGGTTGATGAAAGCGCCATCACTGGCGAGGCTGTGCCTGTTCTCAAGCAAAAGGGTGACACCGTCATTGGAGGAACAGTCAACGGTTTGGGGACTTTTGATATGGTTGTCACTCGTGCGGGCAAAGACACGGCACTCGCTCAGATCGTTCAACTCGTGCAGGACGCCCAGACCTCGAAGGCACCCATCCAAGCATTTGCGGACAGGGTCGCGGGATACTTCGTCCCGATTGTGATTTCCCTTGCTTTGTTGACGTTCTTTGTATGGATCGTAATTTCGAGTATTCTTAAGGACGACAGCCTCCCGATGATGTTCCACAAGCACGGGGCAACCAAGTTATCTGTGTGTCTTCAGATATGCATCAGTGTCATTGTCGTAGCCTGCCCGTGCGCCCTAGGTCTGAGCACGCCAACAGCTATCATGGTCGGGACTGGTGTAGGTGCAAACAACGGTATCTTGATCAAAGGTGGCCGCGCGCTGGAAGCTAGTCGAAGCGTCAAGAGAGTCGTTATGGATAAAACAGGGACTGTTACCGAGGGTAAGCTTAGCGTTACCGGTATGCGATGGGTCACTGGCGCGTCGGAGCATGTCGCCGAGGAGCCCTATGGGGATTCGAGCATCGAGGGCATGTCCGCTGATGGTACAACGTCTCGAAAGGCGATCATTGCCATGGTCAGCGCCACAGAGGCGAGGTCGGAACATCCACTTGCAAAGGCTGTCGCTGTCCATGGAAAAGACCTGCTCAAGAATGATCCTTCCCTACCTGAACCCGTCATGGAACAGTTCGAAAGCGTCACTGGCGCCGGCGTGAAAGCA
Above is a genomic segment from Marasmius oreades isolate 03SP1 chromosome 4, whole genome shotgun sequence containing:
- a CDS encoding uncharacterized protein (BUSCO:EOG092609YT), which codes for MSGILKNIWANSPLNSTFRVPGVELPLGSEEPLMHATDKELALDEQVSDKCELRIQGMTCGACVEAIEGMLRQQEGIHSVKVALLAERGTVEFNPQKWDIDKIMNEISDIGFDATLIPPIREDTVTLQIYGMTCSSCTNTVETGLSVVPGILSVSVSLATETCHIQFDRSLIGPREIVSRIEDMGFDAMLSAENDSTQLQSLTRAKEVMEWRSRFLWSLTFAVPVFFISMVAPRIPFFRPILNFRICNGLYLSDLVILLLTIPAQFWVGARFYRNAYKSLKHGTATMDVLVMLGTSAAFVYSLLTMIFGLLNPTPDYHPMLFFDTSTMLIMFVSMGRYLENKAKGRTSAALTDLMALAPSMATIYTDPPSCTQEKKIPTELVEVGDTVKVVPGDKIPADGTVARGTSSVDESAITGEAVPVLKQKGDTVIGGTVNGLGTFDMVVTRAGKDTALAQIVQLVQDAQTSKAPIQAFADRVAGYFVPIVISLALLTFFVWIVISSILKDDSLPMMFHKHGATKLSVCLQICISVIVVACPCALGLSTPTAIMVGTGVGANNGILIKGGRALEASRSVKRVVMDKTGTVTEGKLSVTGMRWVTGASEHVAEEPYGDSSIEGMSADGTTSRKAIIAMVSATEARSEHPLAKAVAVHGKDLLKNDPSLPEPVMEQFESVTGAGVKAVFKLSGSKYSVLVGNAKFIVRSDDGYLPSSLSTYEDQETKLGRTVIFASLLKDGSSKIPLPIMAISLSDVPKPSSKYAIRALRKMGIEVNMMTGDSKATAVAIAKEVGISSEGVWASMSPKGKASMITELIEKHGEGVAMVGDGINDSPALVAATVGIALSSGTSVAIEAADVVLMRSDLLDVVAALHLSRQIFSVIKRNLLWACIYNLLSIPLAMGFFLPVGLYMHPMLAGAAMAFSSVSVVTSSLTLKWWRRPADSLMPDEKVESATSIDMFSVVGDAWDSLRNLVRGNGAGKSGYRQLPMEMSTAV
- a CDS encoding uncharacterized protein (BUSCO:EOG09263SZM), whose translation is MTMVPSRVLLGSSTVNASEIAHFSRLSAQWWDERGEFSFLHSMNPIRMQFIRQKFAETTLDESETKIDSTKTGVLMGLDVLDVGCGGGLLSESLARLGARVLGIDASESNIAIAKHHASLDSTLNSNLSYKHTSAEVLLNRPKRFDVVCSMEVLEHVDNPTAFLSTCAELIKPSGHLFLSTISRTPLAYLLTIFLAEKALRKVTEGTHTYSKYIKPSELIEYFREYRSLDNSRPWISRISGDLPTRTEAEVRGLVYNPLQSNWILAPRGAWGATDCNYLFWVRKPGPVQ